The proteins below are encoded in one region of Oharaeibacter diazotrophicus:
- the accD gene encoding acetyl-CoA carboxylase, carboxyltransferase subunit beta, translating to MNWINNVVRPKIRSLWNTKREVPENLWVKCPETGEMVFHRDLEANMWVVPNSGYHMRMPADRRLQALFDDGAYETIALPSVTPDPLKFRDEKRYVDRLRDARAKTGRDDAVIVGAGRLETMPLVAAVQDFEFMGGSLGMAAGEAIVRGMEEAVARKTPFVMFSASGGARMQEGILSLMQMPRTTVAIEMLRDAGLPYLVVLTNPTTGGVTASYAMLGDVHIAEPGALIGFAGPRVIEQTIREKLPEGFQRSEYLLAHGMVDMVVHRHALRETIARLLRTLTHAPAVAAPAAHATTPALAAE from the coding sequence GTGAACTGGATCAACAACGTCGTCCGCCCCAAGATCCGCTCGCTCTGGAACACCAAGCGGGAGGTTCCGGAGAATCTCTGGGTCAAGTGCCCCGAGACCGGCGAGATGGTGTTCCACCGCGACCTCGAGGCAAACATGTGGGTGGTGCCGAATTCCGGCTACCACATGCGGATGCCGGCGGACCGGCGCCTGCAGGCGCTGTTCGACGACGGCGCCTACGAGACGATCGCCCTGCCTTCCGTGACGCCCGACCCGCTGAAGTTCCGCGACGAGAAGCGCTACGTCGACCGCCTGCGCGACGCCCGCGCCAAGACCGGCCGCGACGACGCGGTGATCGTCGGTGCCGGCCGGCTCGAGACGATGCCGCTGGTCGCCGCCGTGCAGGATTTCGAGTTCATGGGCGGTTCGCTCGGCATGGCCGCCGGCGAGGCGATCGTGCGCGGCATGGAGGAGGCGGTCGCCCGCAAGACCCCCTTCGTGATGTTCTCCGCCTCCGGCGGCGCGCGCATGCAGGAGGGCATCCTGTCGCTGATGCAGATGCCGCGCACCACGGTGGCGATCGAGATGCTGCGCGACGCCGGCCTGCCCTATCTGGTCGTGCTGACCAACCCGACCACCGGCGGCGTCACCGCCTCCTACGCCATGCTCGGCGACGTCCACATCGCCGAGCCCGGTGCGCTGATCGGCTTCGCCGGCCCGCGCGTGATCGAGCAGACCATCCGCGAGAAGCTGCCCGAGGGCTTCCAGCGCTCGGAATACCTGCTCGCCCACGGCATGGTCGACATGGTGGTTCACCGGCACGCCCTGCGCGAGACGATCGCGCGGCTGCTGCGCACCCTCACCCACGCCCCGGCCGTCGCCGCCCCGGCCGCCCACGCGACGACGCCCGCGCTCGCCGCGGAGTGA
- a CDS encoding acyltransferase family protein, translated as MTDVSLTTRSGTDRSYAPFGAFRLALAALVMLQHVAAQLAPAAFLDAVAPYEFGSTAVLVFFVLSGYVIADATQLVYARRPVAFLANRAMRILPSYAVALAVFGLAAATTLALGGAVSADGTPLALADLADPRIWALNLAAALPGGERLAGDAPVPALIVVVWAVRIEMAFYVAWFALLLAARIARIDFDRLLTWAGVALLAASLVAFERTAGSTPAFVPFFVLGVTLQRLAGRSAAADRLVTLGLVAIATAAMALSTARIADLPPTIGDTGHFRDGPAQVALFGGLVILMFALATIRLPGRSAAAALDRRIGEQTYPLYLNHDTALMMVGAVLGAGVFASLLGAIAGLVLSVGVARLTEPVIGLARDRIRGRRLA; from the coding sequence ATGACCGACGTCAGCCTGACCACCAGGAGCGGCACCGACCGCAGCTACGCGCCCTTCGGCGCGTTCCGCCTCGCGCTCGCGGCGCTGGTGATGCTCCAGCACGTCGCCGCGCAGCTGGCGCCCGCCGCCTTCCTGGACGCGGTCGCGCCCTACGAGTTCGGCTCGACCGCGGTGTTAGTGTTCTTCGTGCTGTCCGGCTACGTCATCGCGGACGCCACGCAGCTGGTCTACGCCCGCCGTCCGGTCGCCTTTCTCGCCAACCGGGCGATGCGGATCCTGCCGAGCTACGCGGTGGCGCTCGCCGTGTTCGGCCTCGCCGCGGCGACGACGCTGGCGCTCGGCGGCGCGGTCTCGGCGGACGGCACCCCGCTCGCCCTCGCCGACCTCGCCGATCCCAGGATCTGGGCGCTCAACCTCGCCGCGGCCCTGCCGGGCGGCGAGCGGCTCGCCGGCGACGCGCCGGTGCCGGCGCTGATCGTGGTGGTTTGGGCGGTGCGCATCGAGATGGCGTTCTACGTCGCCTGGTTCGCGCTGCTGCTCGCCGCCAGGATCGCCCGGATCGACTTCGACCGCCTGCTGACGTGGGCCGGTGTCGCCCTGCTCGCGGCGAGCCTCGTCGCCTTCGAGCGCACCGCCGGTTCGACGCCGGCCTTCGTGCCCTTCTTCGTGCTCGGCGTGACGCTGCAGCGGCTCGCCGGCCGCAGCGCCGCCGCCGACCGGCTCGTCACGCTCGGACTGGTGGCGATCGCCACCGCGGCGATGGCGCTGTCGACCGCCCGGATCGCCGACCTGCCGCCGACGATCGGCGACACCGGGCACTTCCGCGACGGTCCGGCCCAGGTCGCCCTGTTCGGCGGGCTGGTGATCCTGATGTTCGCGCTCGCCACGATCCGCCTGCCGGGCCGCTCGGCGGCAGCGGCGCTCGACCGCCGGATCGGCGAGCAGACCTATCCGCTCTACCTCAACCACGACACCGCGCTCATGATGGTCGGCGCGGTGCTCGGCGCGGGCGTGTTCGCCTCGCTCCTCGGCGCCATCGCCGGCCTCGTGCTCTCCGTGGGGGTCGCGCGCCTGACCGAGCCGGTGATCGGGCTCGCCCGCGACCGCATCCGGGGCCGCCGCCTCGCCTGA
- the trxA gene encoding thioredoxin, with translation MATKKVTDQTFDADVLGSSTPVVVDFWAEWCGPCRMIAPALDEIASELDGKVEIAKLNIDENANTAIKYGVRSIPTLILFKDGQPAAMKVGAAPKGVLSDWIKTAI, from the coding sequence ATGGCGACCAAGAAAGTGACCGACCAGACGTTCGACGCGGACGTGCTGGGCTCGTCGACCCCCGTGGTGGTGGACTTCTGGGCCGAGTGGTGCGGCCCCTGCCGCATGATCGCGCCGGCGCTCGACGAGATCGCCTCCGAGCTCGACGGCAAGGTCGAGATCGCCAAGCTGAACATCGACGAGAACGCCAACACCGCGATCAAGTACGGCGTCCGCTCGATCCCGACCCTGATCCTGTTCAAGGACGGCCAGCCGGCCGCCATGAAGGTCGGCGCCGCCCCCAAGGGCGTGCTGTCGGACTGGATCAAGACCGCGATCTGA
- a CDS encoding bifunctional folylpolyglutamate synthase/dihydrofolate synthase: MSETLAIIDRLSARWPKGFDLTLGRIERLLAALGNPERRVPPVFHVAGTNGKGSTVAFLRAMLEAAGYRVHTDTSPHLVTFNERFRLAEAPGVSRIVDDARLTDALARVEKANGDEPITLFELLTAAGFLLFAEVPADILLLEVGLGGRFDSTNVIDAPLVSVVTAISLDHQTFLGDTVEKIAFEKAGIFKRGRPAVVQPPSDPVRAVFEDVARRVGAGPLLIGGQDWTAYEERGRLVFQDDDGLLDLPRPRLPGRHQIQNAGGAVAALRASGLDVPVAAIERGLETVDWPARLQRLGHGRLVDAAPKGAEIWLDGGHNPGAGEVVASAMADLEDRVERPLFLIAGMLNTKDPTGFFAPFQGLVRHVFTVPIPHSDASRDPAALAEAARAAGLSAEPIETPLAALRLLAERWTPERAPRILICGSLYLAGAVLDDNGTPPK; encoded by the coding sequence ATGTCCGAGACGCTCGCCATCATCGACCGCCTGTCGGCCCGCTGGCCGAAGGGCTTCGACCTGACGCTCGGCCGGATCGAGCGGCTGCTGGCCGCGCTCGGCAATCCCGAGCGGCGGGTGCCGCCGGTGTTCCACGTCGCCGGCACCAACGGCAAGGGCTCCACGGTCGCCTTCCTCCGGGCGATGCTGGAGGCGGCCGGATACCGGGTCCACACCGACACCTCGCCGCATCTCGTCACCTTCAACGAGCGCTTCCGCCTCGCCGAGGCGCCCGGCGTCAGCCGGATCGTCGACGACGCCCGGCTGACCGACGCGCTGGCGCGGGTGGAGAAGGCCAACGGCGACGAGCCGATCACCCTGTTCGAGCTGCTGACCGCCGCCGGCTTCCTGCTGTTCGCCGAGGTGCCCGCCGACATCCTGCTGCTCGAGGTCGGCCTCGGAGGCCGGTTCGACAGCACCAACGTGATCGACGCGCCGCTGGTCTCGGTGGTGACCGCGATTTCGCTCGACCACCAGACCTTCCTCGGCGACACCGTCGAGAAGATCGCCTTCGAGAAGGCCGGCATCTTCAAGCGCGGCCGGCCCGCCGTGGTGCAGCCGCCGTCGGATCCGGTCCGCGCCGTGTTCGAGGACGTCGCCCGCCGGGTCGGCGCCGGGCCGCTGCTGATCGGTGGCCAGGACTGGACCGCCTACGAGGAGCGCGGCCGGCTGGTGTTCCAGGACGACGACGGCCTCCTCGACCTGCCGCGGCCGCGGCTGCCCGGCCGTCACCAGATCCAGAACGCCGGCGGCGCCGTCGCCGCGCTCCGGGCGAGCGGGCTCGACGTGCCGGTGGCGGCGATCGAGCGCGGCCTCGAGACGGTGGACTGGCCGGCGCGCCTGCAGCGGCTCGGCCATGGCCGGCTGGTCGACGCGGCGCCGAAGGGCGCGGAGATCTGGCTCGACGGCGGTCACAATCCCGGCGCCGGCGAGGTGGTGGCGAGCGCCATGGCCGACCTCGAGGACCGGGTCGAGCGGCCGCTGTTCCTGATCGCCGGCATGCTGAACACCAAGGATCCCACCGGCTTCTTCGCGCCGTTCCAGGGCCTCGTCCGTCACGTCTTCACCGTGCCGATCCCGCATTCGGACGCCTCGCGCGACCCGGCGGCGCTCGCCGAGGCGGCGCGGGCGGCCGGTCTCTCGGCCGAGCCGATCGAGACCCCGCTGGCGGCGCTCCGCCTGCTCGCCGAGCGCTGGACGCCCGAGAGGGCGCCGCGGATCCTGATCTGCGGCTCGCTCTACCTCGCCGGCGCCGTGCTCGACGACAACGGCACCCCACCGAAGTAA